In Candidatus Kaistella beijingensis, a genomic segment contains:
- a CDS encoding DegT/DnrJ/EryC1/StrS family aminotransferase: MNAKIWLSSPHMGGTELDYIHEAFEQNWVAPLGPNVNSFEDDLKTYLNENVEVAALSAGTAALHLALIILGVKYDDEVICQSFTFSASANPITYVGAKPVFVDSEPKTWNMCPKALETAINDRITKGKKPKAIIVVHLYGMPAKLNEITEIANRYEIPLIEDAAEALGSTFKGQKCGTFGEMSILSFNGNKIITTSGGGALVCKTKEQKDKAVFLSTQARDNAPHYQHSEIGYNYRMSNISAGIGRGQMKVLNDRIEARRKNHQFYLDLFENFEGVTVFNEPNSDYFSNHWLSAIVIDEEKAGFNREQLRLALDQENIESRPLWKPMHLQPIFESAPYFGGNVAEELFKNGLCLPSGSNLNEEDLERIKNVILSFKNS; this comes from the coding sequence ATGAACGCTAAAATATGGCTCTCCTCGCCTCATATGGGAGGTACTGAACTCGATTATATTCATGAAGCTTTCGAACAGAATTGGGTTGCCCCACTTGGACCAAATGTAAATAGTTTTGAAGATGATTTGAAAACATATCTGAATGAAAATGTCGAAGTTGCTGCCTTAAGTGCAGGTACAGCAGCTTTGCATCTTGCTCTGATTATACTTGGAGTTAAGTATGACGACGAGGTTATTTGTCAGAGCTTTACCTTTTCCGCCTCGGCAAATCCCATAACTTATGTAGGTGCAAAACCAGTCTTTGTTGACAGCGAGCCAAAAACCTGGAACATGTGTCCAAAAGCTTTAGAAACTGCCATTAATGATAGAATTACTAAAGGTAAAAAGCCAAAAGCCATCATCGTGGTACATCTTTATGGAATGCCTGCGAAACTTAATGAAATTACAGAAATCGCAAATCGTTACGAAATTCCTTTGATTGAAGATGCGGCGGAAGCTCTAGGTTCTACGTTTAAAGGTCAAAAATGTGGTACTTTTGGTGAAATGTCCATCTTAAGTTTTAACGGTAACAAAATTATCACCACTTCAGGGGGTGGAGCATTGGTTTGTAAAACTAAAGAACAAAAGGACAAAGCTGTATTTCTTTCCACACAGGCAAGAGATAATGCACCGCACTACCAACATTCGGAAATTGGCTACAATTACAGAATGAGCAATATTTCAGCGGGTATCGGAAGAGGTCAGATGAAAGTTTTGAACGACCGAATTGAAGCAAGAAGAAAAAATCACCAGTTTTATCTGGACCTGTTTGAAAATTTTGAAGGCGTTACTGTTTTTAACGAACCCAACTCAGATTACTTTTCTAATCATTGGCTGTCTGCCATAGTGATTGATGAAGAAAAAGCAGGGTTCAACCGCGAACAACTGCGTTTAGCGCTAGATCAGGAAAATATTGAATCCAGACCTTTGTGGAAACCGATGCACCTTCAGCCGATTTTTGAAAGTGCACCTTATTTCGGTGGTAATGTTGCGGAAGAATTGTTTAAGAACGGACTGTGTTTACCATCTGGATCAAACCTCAATGAGGAAGATTTAGAAAGAATAAAGAATGTAATTTTAAGCTTTAAAAATTCATAA
- a CDS encoding sugar transferase: MYRNFLKRILDFTASLFGLIILSPIFLIVTIGLFFANGGKPFFFQRRPGKDGKIFNIIKFKTMNDKKDSSGKLLPDADRLTKIGAFVRKTSLDEIPQLINVLKGEMSLIGPRPLLPEYLSLYNDTQRRRNEVRPGITGWAQVNGRNTISWEKKFEYDVYYVDHLSFLMDLKILLMTVKKVFVSEGITQEGHVTSEEFKGNIL, encoded by the coding sequence ATGTACAGAAATTTTCTTAAAAGAATTTTAGATTTTACTGCATCCTTATTTGGCTTAATCATTTTAAGCCCCATTTTTCTGATTGTTACCATCGGGCTTTTCTTTGCCAATGGCGGCAAACCATTTTTCTTTCAGAGAAGACCGGGGAAAGACGGGAAAATTTTCAACATCATCAAGTTTAAAACGATGAACGATAAAAAAGATTCCTCAGGAAAACTTTTACCGGATGCAGACCGTTTGACGAAGATCGGTGCTTTTGTAAGAAAAACTTCACTGGATGAAATCCCCCAATTAATCAACGTCCTTAAAGGTGAAATGTCGCTCATTGGACCCAGACCTTTGCTTCCGGAGTATCTATCTCTATATAATGACACCCAAAGAAGAAGAAATGAAGTAAGACCGGGAATTACAGGTTGGGCTCAGGTAAACGGAAGAAATACCATTAGTTGGGAAAAAAAATTTGAGTATGATGTTTACTATGTTGACCATTTGAGCTTTTTAATGGACTTGAAAATTTTGTTGATGACGGTAAAAAAGGTCTTTGTTTCAGAAGGTATTACTCAGGAGGGACACGTAACTTCAGAAGAATTTAAAGGTAATATTTTATGA
- a CDS encoding glycosyltransferase family 4 protein has translation MANKIIRVATIPLSLNILLKNQFSFLSQYYKVIAVSSHGNDLEELGSRENVKTHAIEIKRKISLMEDLKSLWKLYFYFKKEKPLIVHSITPKAGLLSMIAAKMANVPIRMHTFTGLIFPTRTGPMKKLLITMDKLLCYCATHVYPEGNGVRNDLINYKITTKPLKLLANGNVNGIDLEYFDPQIISAEEKTELKRKNDIHPHDFVFLFIGRLVKDKGINELIKAFKKFDGKNVKLLLVGPLETEQDPLLPETLREISENKNIVAVGFQKDVRPYFAISDVLVFPSYREGFPNVVMQAGAMNLPSIVTDINGCNEIIINNQNGIIIPAKNDLILQQAMSKIFEDEEFRNLLEKNSRKMIADRFQQKVVLEALLNEYQTLENNVQKFS, from the coding sequence GTGGCAAATAAAATCATTAGGGTAGCTACAATTCCCTTATCGCTCAACATCCTTCTCAAGAACCAGTTCAGTTTTCTGAGCCAATACTACAAAGTTATTGCAGTATCGAGTCATGGCAACGATTTGGAGGAGTTAGGATCTAGAGAAAACGTTAAGACTCACGCCATCGAAATCAAAAGAAAGATTTCGCTTATGGAGGATCTCAAGTCTTTATGGAAGCTGTATTTTTATTTTAAAAAAGAAAAGCCGCTCATTGTTCATTCCATAACTCCAAAAGCAGGATTGTTATCCATGATTGCCGCAAAAATGGCCAACGTACCCATTAGAATGCACACTTTTACCGGATTGATTTTCCCAACCAGAACGGGGCCTATGAAAAAGTTGCTCATCACTATGGATAAATTGCTTTGCTACTGTGCAACCCATGTTTATCCCGAAGGAAACGGCGTAAGAAACGACCTGATTAATTATAAAATCACCACAAAACCATTAAAACTTTTAGCCAACGGAAATGTAAACGGAATCGACCTAGAATATTTTGATCCCCAAATTATTTCAGCGGAAGAAAAAACTGAACTCAAGAGGAAAAATGATATTCATCCGCATGATTTTGTGTTCTTATTTATTGGCAGACTTGTAAAAGACAAGGGTATTAATGAACTGATTAAAGCATTCAAAAAATTTGACGGCAAAAATGTAAAACTCTTGTTGGTAGGTCCTCTGGAAACTGAACAAGATCCACTTTTGCCAGAAACGTTACGCGAAATCTCGGAAAATAAAAATATTGTCGCAGTAGGATTTCAGAAAGATGTGAGACCTTACTTCGCCATTTCGGATGTGTTGGTTTTCCCAAGTTATCGTGAAGGTTTTCCGAACGTGGTGATGCAGGCGGGAGCTATGAATCTGCCATCAATTGTAACAGATATTAATGGTTGCAACGAAATAATCATCAATAACCAAAACGGAATTATTATTCCTGCAAAAAATGACTTAATTTTGCAGCAGGCAATGAGCAAGATTTTTGAAGATGAAGAATTTAGAAACCTGCTTGAAAAAAACTCCAGAAAAATGATTGCAGACCGTTTTCAGCAGAAGGTTGTTTTAGAGGCATTGCTCAACGAATACCAAACTTTGGAGAATAATGTACAGAAATTTTCTTAA
- a CDS encoding EpsG family protein, whose protein sequence is MLVTTLFLIGHFFINQFQLLVNRKVVYYFFGFIAVAVFLYYATQITYTADYDMYNSLYDWEFEDTDILFRNMVLSFKANSWGFHALFATHLAAYTLLYYFFVLKFNPNAFYIVTMFIALMFVPYINQIRYFLAFAFFLFAAYYLLYNRKLILFALFAVLGFMSHSAVVVLYIYFLVYLFVPEKLYEKVLKFSTVILFVASYVVSKTAIVTYFEHFGGYMSDENQSSVLGGIFNILPVVAIVFPIYLLDRRYRGDRTNKTYIFLKKSTVFSVIMVPASIFIQIIGQRYVFPFLIIWIIFFLFLIKDRSYPTRVRYIIFSYILIALVLYLQYGLAYVIFGESFFVEELVKSIESIESLK, encoded by the coding sequence GGTTAACAGGAAGGTCGTTTATTACTTTTTTGGATTTATAGCCGTTGCCGTTTTTCTTTATTATGCAACACAAATTACCTATACTGCTGATTATGATATGTATAACAGTCTTTATGACTGGGAGTTTGAGGACACCGATATTTTGTTTCGCAATATGGTGTTGAGCTTTAAAGCCAACAGTTGGGGTTTCCACGCCTTGTTTGCCACCCATTTAGCGGCCTATACATTACTTTATTATTTTTTTGTACTTAAGTTTAATCCAAATGCATTTTACATTGTTACCATGTTTATTGCTTTGATGTTTGTTCCGTACATCAACCAAATAAGGTATTTTTTGGCATTTGCCTTCTTCTTGTTTGCCGCTTATTATCTTCTTTATAATCGTAAACTCATCCTTTTTGCCCTGTTTGCGGTTTTAGGGTTTATGTCCCATTCGGCTGTTGTCGTTTTATACATTTATTTTCTTGTATATCTTTTTGTACCTGAAAAGCTCTATGAAAAAGTGTTGAAGTTTAGTACCGTCATCCTTTTTGTTGCGAGTTATGTGGTTTCCAAAACCGCTATTGTGACTTACTTTGAACATTTCGGGGGCTATATGTCGGATGAAAACCAAAGTTCAGTTTTAGGTGGTATTTTCAACATTTTACCTGTCGTGGCGATTGTTTTTCCGATTTACTTATTGGATAGAAGATATAGGGGAGACCGCACGAACAAGACCTATATTTTCTTGAAGAAAAGCACTGTTTTTTCCGTGATCATGGTTCCGGCCTCAATTTTTATCCAAATCATCGGTCAACGCTATGTGTTTCCTTTTTTAATAATATGGATTATTTTCTTCCTTTTCCTGATTAAGGACAGAAGTTATCCCACAAGAGTCAGATATATCATTTTTTCCTATATCCTCATAGCTTTGGTGCTGTACTTGCAATATGGGCTTGCATACGTAATTTTTGGCGAATCATTTTTTGTGGAAGAACTTGTGAAATCTATTGAATCTATTGAGTCTTTAAAATAA
- a CDS encoding glycosyltransferase, with translation MKSFSFVVVTYNSNHLIENCVSSIRKFSEKYLGDVEVIIVDNSTTETYNELTQICERIKPDQLIHNSKNGGYGQGNNVGINASKGEIIAIMNPDVILTQIDFDKVSNLFLRNKKLGIVGGRQFGGQNLSFWVRPEYDFSVFSSPLFTILNRLGWFSDRWMFLSGAFLLLDKKKFKEIGMFDENIFLYCEESDITLRNNSKGYKAEFIKDVTYQHLINDREKLNPKTLEIFYKTLKYYMSKYHFSLKSYLMRRIVSYQIMLFIFKVTFRKDLYQQYSENLAEFKKLLSYDFN, from the coding sequence ATGAAGAGCTTCTCTTTTGTTGTTGTTACTTACAATTCGAATCACTTGATTGAGAACTGTGTTTCTTCTATCCGTAAGTTTAGTGAAAAATATCTTGGGGATGTAGAGGTTATCATTGTAGATAACAGCACTACTGAAACTTATAACGAACTGACTCAAATCTGTGAAAGAATAAAACCCGATCAACTCATCCATAATTCAAAAAATGGAGGCTATGGTCAAGGAAATAACGTGGGGATAAATGCATCAAAAGGAGAAATTATAGCGATAATGAATCCAGATGTTATTCTTACCCAGATCGACTTTGATAAGGTGAGTAATTTATTTTTGAGAAATAAAAAACTTGGGATTGTGGGAGGCAGACAATTCGGTGGACAAAACCTCTCATTTTGGGTGCGTCCTGAATATGATTTTTCTGTCTTTTCAAGTCCTTTGTTTACAATACTTAATCGGCTGGGTTGGTTTTCAGATCGGTGGATGTTCCTTTCAGGTGCCTTTCTTCTGCTCGACAAAAAAAAGTTTAAAGAAATAGGCATGTTCGATGAGAACATATTTCTTTATTGTGAAGAATCAGATATTACCTTAAGAAACAATAGTAAAGGTTATAAGGCTGAATTTATAAAAGATGTTACCTATCAACATCTGATTAATGATAGGGAGAAACTAAATCCCAAAACACTTGAAATATTTTATAAAACCTTAAAATATTACATGTCTAAATATCACTTCAGTTTGAAGTCCTACCTTATGAGAAGAATAGTGTCCTATCAAATTATGCTATTTATTTTTAAAGTAACTTTTAGGAAGGATCTTTATCAGCAGTATAGTGAAAACCTAGCAGAGTTTAAAAAATTACTGTCCTATGATTTTAATTGA
- a CDS encoding acetyltransferase, protein MIIFGASGHSKVVLDIIFANNQTVDVIVDHHPKISELFGIRVTCDDEIDAKEDAIIAIGNNKTRKIISENYALNYVTAFHPNSVISKYAKINSGTVVMANVVINPDAEIGRHCIINTSAVIEHDCKIGDFAHISPHAALAGNVTVGEGSHVGIGASVIQGVTIGKWATIGAGSVIIKDVPDFATVVGNPGRIIKINKNIQNNER, encoded by the coding sequence ATGATAATTTTTGGAGCAAGTGGTCATAGTAAAGTGGTGTTGGATATTATTTTTGCCAATAACCAAACTGTAGATGTAATTGTGGACCATCACCCAAAAATTAGTGAATTATTTGGCATCCGTGTAACTTGCGATGATGAGATTGATGCTAAAGAAGATGCAATAATTGCGATCGGAAATAATAAAACCAGAAAAATAATATCGGAAAACTACGCTTTAAATTATGTTACTGCATTTCACCCTAATTCGGTAATCTCAAAATATGCAAAGATAAATTCAGGTACAGTGGTGATGGCAAACGTAGTAATAAATCCGGATGCTGAAATTGGCAGACATTGTATCATCAACACATCCGCGGTCATTGAGCATGATTGTAAAATTGGAGATTTTGCACATATTTCGCCCCACGCTGCTTTGGCCGGAAACGTCACCGTTGGTGAAGGTTCCCATGTTGGAATTGGTGCGTCTGTGATACAGGGTGTTACTATTGGCAAGTGGGCAACTATTGGTGCAGGTTCCGTCATTATAAAAGATGTCCCTGATTTTGCGACCGTGGTAGGAAATCCGGGCAGAATAATTAAAATAAATAAAAATATTCAGAATAATGAACGCTAA
- a CDS encoding glycosyltransferase — protein sequence MILIDSVFVHNGGGKVLLNYLMAELSKQTLHQICFLFDSRMKSEINKIEGSEYFFADGFKDRCKFYDQHGNRFRKIFCLGNIAPHKKQRGFVINYLHSSLYLTANLQKGILGNISMFAKKVVFNKLRGNVDLWMVQTEVMKRMLTESKNVKNDKILVIPFYKSLFSLYGEESLSTTKRIKDTFLFPSIPSAHKNHDRLIEAFCKAYDLNKKGELQLTIGSQYPEFYQKIKELNEKGYPITDLGYLDRPSLSKHFAAAEFVINPSLRESFGLILIEGCEFGNKIISCDEPYVGEICKPSLNFNAHDANDISRAITTAMETELPESKLLIQNEMEKLVEKILES from the coding sequence ATGATTTTAATTGATTCTGTATTTGTACATAATGGTGGTGGAAAAGTGTTGTTAAATTATCTCATGGCCGAACTTTCGAAACAGACTTTACATCAGATCTGTTTTCTATTTGATTCACGCATGAAAAGTGAAATCAATAAAATCGAGGGCTCTGAATATTTCTTTGCGGATGGTTTTAAAGACCGTTGCAAATTTTATGATCAACACGGTAATCGATTTAGAAAGATTTTCTGCCTCGGAAATATTGCACCACATAAAAAGCAAAGAGGGTTTGTCATCAATTATTTACACTCCAGCTTATATTTAACGGCAAACCTGCAAAAAGGCATTCTGGGCAATATCTCAATGTTTGCTAAAAAAGTGGTTTTTAATAAACTAAGAGGCAATGTAGATTTATGGATGGTGCAAACAGAAGTAATGAAAAGGATGCTTACTGAAAGCAAAAATGTAAAAAATGATAAAATCCTTGTGATTCCCTTCTATAAATCTTTGTTTTCTTTATATGGTGAAGAATCATTAAGCACTACAAAGAGAATAAAAGATACCTTCCTTTTTCCAAGTATTCCATCTGCACACAAAAATCATGATCGATTAATTGAAGCGTTCTGTAAAGCTTACGATCTAAATAAAAAAGGCGAGCTTCAGTTGACAATTGGTTCACAATACCCTGAGTTTTATCAAAAAATTAAGGAATTGAACGAGAAAGGTTATCCTATTACGGATTTAGGTTATTTGGATCGTCCATCTTTATCTAAACATTTTGCTGCTGCCGAATTTGTAATTAACCCCTCCCTTCGTGAAAGTTTTGGACTGATTCTTATTGAAGGATGTGAGTTTGGAAATAAAATAATTTCATGTGATGAACCTTATGTGGGCGAAATTTGCAAACCGTCACTAAATTTTAACGCACACGATGCAAATGACATCTCACGCGCCATTACAACCGCTATGGAAACGGAGCTTCCTGAAAGTAAGTTGCTTATACAAAACGAGATGGAGAAACTGGTTGAAAAGATATTGGAGAGTTAA